The DNA window TACGAATGCTCCttatttttatgacttttttaaaaataaatacatattttttatttcattatctaaaaataatttttgggataaataatgcatcgcacaacaaactcataactataatagtctcatgcgagaagcttttacatttttaataatgcaattcaaatttctatgttcatccaaagggaaaaatggtcatttttatagaaattagacaGTCAACTAATAGTCAACTGACAggaggggtatggaagggatcaaaatcaaattttgggggTTTACaagtaagcaaaattcaggggcatagaagagattagctaaaatttcatgggatacaagggattttctctACAGTAAAAcgcaccagcggtccttaaacttgttaggaggtttcacttaggtccacgaacttgcaaagcgcacatcgaggtctctaaacttgatttattgtatcatcccggtccaaagccgtGTTTGACCGCgatcttgcctacgtggcatgccacgtggacgatgacatggaaatttttttttattttttctcccttcttccttggCGAGGCGCCGGCCGACCGGCGCAGCGGAGGGAGGACGGCGGAGGCAGGGAAGCCGGCATGAGGAGGCCGTGTCCGGGGTCGGAGGCgagcacgtggcggcggcgagcgcgcgggggCGGCGTTGATGGGCGGAGGACAGCGGCGGTAGCGTCCTCCTCTCGCCGGTTGGCCGCCACCCCTCCCCGCCTTCTTCGGATCTCAAccggagaaaaaagaaggaagacagagaaaaaaaaagaaggaagaagggagaaaaaaatataaaaaatccatgtcatcatccacgtggcatgccacgtgggcaagaccacggtcaaacgctGCTTTGGACcaggatgatacaataaaccaagtttagggacctcgatatgtgctttgcaagttcgtggacctaagtgaaacctcctgacaagtttaaggaccgctggtgcattttactcttttctCAATACAGTTAGGAAGAAGTAAAGAACTACCATAGTCTGTTCTCACCACTGAGCCTGTAAAACAAGTAACTGAAAAAGGGAAATTAAGAAAGCGCATAAGTGTCAGGAGGTAAAATAATTGAGACTGAAAATATAGTAAGATCTCTTTCAGAGCACATACTCTATACAAGGCCTGAGAAGAACATACCGATAAGAGCCAGTAAACTCTATCAAGGTGGTCAGTTTAATCACATATACATAGTTTCCCTTTTGTGACTTAGGACTTTATAAGTTCATTCAATTATTTATCCCTTGTTGGCTCTCCTTGCCTCACCTATAATTTTGCATTTCTATAGCCTGACATTGCGGCGCCTGGATCTAACATCCTGGCAGCAGTTAAAGATTCATACAAGTTCAAGTCAGGAACTTCAATGGCATGCCCACATGTGTCAGGTGTAGTTGCATTACTCAAAGCATTGCATCCGGATTGGTCTCCTGCTATTATCAAATCAGCACTGGTGACTACAGGTGATTTATATTACTAGAAAATACTTCTCAAGCATATAATATATCACTAATTCAGTTTCCCACCTTCAACATGTTCTCCAGCCAGCAACGAAAAATATGGTCTCCCAATATTAGCTGATGGGCTACCCCAAAAGATAGCAGATCCATTTGACTATGGTGGAGGCTTCATTAATCCAAACAGACTTGTTGATCCTGGCCTAGCATATGATGTCGACCCAAAAGACTACATAGCGCTGGATTGTGATTCTGCCAACTCAAGCTGTGAATCTGCATACAAAAATCTCAACCTTCCATCAATTGCAATTCCAAATCTAAAACAGCCAACTACTGTGCTGAGAACAGTAACAAATGTTGGCCAAGCAGATGCAGTTTACAAGGCTGTTGTACAATCTCCTCCTGGTGTGCAGATATTAGTGGAGCCATCTATTCTACAATTCAGCCAGAGCAAGAAGAAGCAGAGCTTTAAGGTCACCTTCAGCATGACCCACAAATTTCAGGGGGGCTACCTGTTTGGGAGCCTAGCATGGTGTGATGGTGGCGCTCACTATGTGAGGATTCCAATTGCCGTTCGACCAGTGGTTTCTGATAATTATGCAGATCTCTGATGAAGCATATAACTACAGAATGTTCATACTTCAGAAATCAGAAGGTTCTGTGGAACAGGTTTCATCTTATTTTATCCCCTCAAAGTTGAGTTTGCCAGCATCGTCAAAACCGTTGTCCTATTTTACATGTTCTGTTTTTCTGTTTGTAATTTGTGATTTCACTACACTAAGTGACACCTCCTATTGTATGAACAGAGGTCTGAAATAATAATGGAATAAATGAGGGACATACCCGTGTGTACTCCTTAACTCCCACTAAAAGAGATGGAGGGCATTGGCTCCTCTCACATTGGTATTTGGTCATGCCTAGGGAAAAATAGTTTGTCAAGTTGAAAACGAGTAGCCTTTTAACCGAGCATTTCAACCGAATAATCGAGAACCAAATAGTACTAATTTTTTGTCCGTTTTAAGTGACCAGAGGGTGTCATGATGAACATTTTGATGTAAATTGTTGGAAACTACCACGAGCATAATCAACTTCCAAATGGAAATTAGTGGAAGTTTAATCCTATTTTGATCAATCTATCTATACAgattttaattaaagaaaattattttaaaccCATTATTATCATCATTTTCTGCATATATCGTTGcttaatttgtgtgtgtatgtatgctACTTACTTACATAGTTACATGTGGATCCTCTATGTCCCCacaatgtcatttttttttcatttccataaaaaaaaatagcgagTTGATAGTGGGGTGGTTGATATGTGGACCCTCCAGCCTCACATAtacctttctttccttttttaaaagatagaCAGGTGGTGTTGGAAGTAGTGGTAGATTCATCACTCACTACTATCCGTACTCTTCTTTATAAGAGTATAGATTGAGCACCGtctatggtggtgtttgaaacttATGTAGATAAAGATGAGACGGTGGTATTTGAAACTTATgtagataaagattaagtgatTTACGTAAAACGATGTGGTATTTACGTATGactaatttaattttaattattacaaacttaaaaaatatatttatctgatattttacagcaacttttatattgaaagttttcacacgaaacaccatgtttagcagtttgaaaaatatgccCCGAATATCTAAATTTTCAGTCTACTTTTGTtgaaaaacacaccgtttactTATATTTATACTTGTTTGGCACTTCTGAGATTCATTTTTTGGTTCACATTGTACAGAGAAATGCCAATGACAGTACATACAGGTCTGTGTCAGTGTCACCGGGTCCCCAGGAGGCGCTTTGAGCACGCGTGACATGAACTTCCAATGCGTCTTCTGAACCCACACGAGGTCCACGCGCGCAGCAAGGCTGCtctgctcctctctctccctcctgtACCAACACAACACATGCCTCTCTTCAGCTGGCCCGTAGCCTTTTCTTCTTGGCTTATTACACCACCGGCATGCTGGTCCGTCTTTAGATCGATGCACTCCTCTGATGCAAAGTATTTTGCTAGCTGCCCCCCAAAGACTCCAATTTTTATCAATTACTCCTATAATAGAAATACGCGCGCACACACATACACCAGCAGTCGCGGATTTACTGCCCAATAAATTTGAATTCTTTCAACATGAGTGGAAAACAAAATTTCCATATGTAACAAACATGTGACAATAATAAAATTTGCCCGGCTCTGATCTGCCATTCCACACCATCACGCATGTACACCACGGTCATACATTCATGAATATGTCCCCCTTTTAACATGGTCTCAAGAGATGGACACCCAACTATAAATATGTGGTCTTTGATCTTCAAAAGTGCATGTTtgatttaaagaaaaagtttgcaTAATCAAAACATTGCCATTTTGATCAGTACTTTGGCAATATTTGGTTTGCTGTAAACACTTGCCTATACAACATTCATGTTGTCAAAATATTAATTGGCAATACAAATGGTAGCAGACCAATTAAAAACATCGCAAATAGAATATTGTAAGTGGATCCTCGTATATGTAATCGTTAATATCAGAATTTGAGCCTCGCTTGGAGTTATATACGCACTAATTGCCACGACgccaaaaaatatatgtttgagtTTGAGTTTAAAGTTGAGCTTTCTACATTTATCCTTCATAGCTACCTGTCTTTCAGTAGTTTTAATTGTATCTTCATATATGAATTGTGTTTAAAATTATATTCTTTTAGtattatcaaatatttttggTAAAAATAGATCAATCCCTCTTGATTAGGTTATTTGGTTTTGCCAATAAACATGAAACATGAGGTTGAATGACATGTTTGGTACATGTTTATGCGTCAATATAGAGAAAATGCCGTTGTCAGTTTATCACATAGGGTACTTTTGTTGTGGGTCTACCGTCATTTTTTGTTTTGCGTAACATGAATTTACACTGTATATTGATGGAATCTTACTGCAGATCGATCAGATTGGTGTAAGAATTTTTGTCTTGTAGCTATCAGGCTCTGCAGTGTCAGCTGAAGAAAATTAGTCACGTGGAAATTAGTAAGAATAATTTAAGATAGAAAAAGACTATCCATATGAGTTGCGCCCCCCTCTCTCAAAAAATAAGTGAAATTGTTAAATTTTACCACTTAGTACAGGATTAATAGCAAAATTCAACAATAACTATTTTATTAAACTAATGACTTTATAACTTTAGATGGCtattcacaaaactacaataaGTATTATTGCATCTGTGTATAATAGGTGGGCCCAAAACTTGCCAAACAAATAAGTTGTAACTTTCTAATAAAATCGTACTCTCTTTGTCCCACAAATAGGTAAATCCTAGCAtcccaaaacaaaattaaaggaGAGGATAAATGATCAAAATACCCCTTATTATTAGTAAATTAGTATTGGTGGGTAGATTGGTAAGGGGtattgaagaaataaaaaaattttatttgcaaaccGAGAGTAAATAAAAAAgtagaaattaatttattttgggacaaagtttaaattctagaaatagatttattttgtcAAACAGTAAATAGATAATTTGACAAAATGTCTGTAGTtatctgaaatttactcaaattaattaaaatgtgTACAAATTCGATGTTTTCCGTGTAAAAATACTTCCTACCGATCCAATACGGATTATAAAATTCACAGCTAGCTGGTAAGATCAGCTAAATATTGGCaattaggccttgtttggatcagGGAACTTtagtcacatcggatgtttggacattaattaaaagtattaaacgtgGACTAATGATAAAAACCATTctataaccttggactaattcgcgtgacgaatctattaagcctaattaatccatgatttggctatgtgatgctacagtaaatatgtgctaattatagattaattaggcttaaaaaatttatctcgcgaattagctcttatatatttatgtaattagttttgtaagttgtctatgtttaatactctaaattaatgtccaaacatctgatgtgatataggctaaagtttagtccctagaTCTAGGCTACTAGCTGGGAGATATATATCGTCGTTGTTCCATGTCTGGAACAATTGCTGCCATGCCAGGTCGGATGCCTCCAATGGCAACcagcgtcttcctcctcctctcagcactcctcctcctcatccttccACTGCAAACATCCTACTTTGTGGTCGCCCAACACAACAATAAAGCATCAAAAAAGGTAATTAATATCTTTCCATTTTAGTTTCATAGTGCTCAAGCTCCATCTCGTTTTGTATATAATACGACACACATCTATatatgcacaaaaaaaaaatgaagctttGATATCCAATCAAGCTTTGTAATTTTGCTCACTTGCTGTTTAACTAATGATATGTGCAGCTCTACATTGCGTACTTAGGGGAAAAGCAGCATGAAGATCCTCAAGAAACAACAGCTTCACACCAAGATATGCTCACCAGAATAATTGGAAGGCAATCATGCATCCTTCACCACAATACTTATAAATCATTGTCAAGCATGAACACAAATCGATGTAGTTAGCTTCTGCTTGTAGTTGTAGCTAGCTTTAATCTTAGTCGTCTAATCAGATATAACCAATAATTTGCAGCAAAGAGGCAGCACTTGAGTCGATTATTTACAGCTATAAGCATGCCTTCTCTGGGTTCGCCGCCATGCTCACTGAATCACAGGCACAAACAATTGCAGGTATATATCATacgttaatttgttttttttttgttattaatcaACACAGATTTGATATTCAATGATATATAGTGTCTTGCTGTTCGGGATGTAGttttattttcaacacaaaatgtGATATTCAATTTTATAAAATCGTCGGGAAACATAAATCCCATTTCCTtcacaaagaaaatatatttcggGCTTGGATTAATTGGCACAGTCAAAGACAATATATAATTATGGACGTAACTACAAGTATACCCATAAAATACATTCTAATTATGGACATAAGCTAGCAATAGAGAAAAACataatttatatggaaaattaCAACAAACTTAAGCTGTGTTTGTTTCAACTAGTTGGGAACACATTTTCCTCTTGCAAGGAAAAAAAGTAgtttattagcacatgattaattaaatatttaaaaacataaaaaataaattaaatatgacTTTTTACAGCAACTTTTCAATATAAttcttttggaaaaaaacataCTGTTTAGCGGGGAGATgtgcacataaaaaaaaagaaggaatagaagataaaaaatgaagaaaagaacaTCGTCAAATTTCACATTTCCAGTATAAAGTTTCATCTTTGGAGCGGAAAGTTTCATGCCTCGTGTACAAAAGTATCGAATATAAAGTTTTACATTCGAttgaaatttttttgataaagttTCAACTAAAAAGAAACTACTGTAACTAGGGGAGCCCTGTCCTGTTCACTTCTATTGTGCCACACAAACATGTGCATTTTATAGTGGAAAATATGTAGTAATTCCGTGTAAAGaaaggcgaaaaaaataaaaaaaaaccaatctgtccgattaaaaaaagaatcggGAAAAAAaccgggagaaaaaaaaacaaatatgattcCGTGGACGCGGTAAAAAAGGGcggaaaaaattaataaaacaaattccgtctgattaaaaaaaagaattacatgtgacgcggtaaaaaaaagtCGAATCATATATGTGACGTgctactatatttgtttatcttCTTTATATCTATCTCTACTAAACGTTTCTATCCTTCGtaataaaccaaaaaaaaggcgaaaggaaacattaaaaaaaaaagaaagtctgATTCAATTTACTTTCGTCGTCCGTGAAAATCTTATCTAATCTTAAAGGTCCATGCCGCTCGACGCTCATCGCCGTTTGCGCGCCCGCTTAGCCGGACCTCCGACGCTGTGGCACGACTTTGCGCCACCCTCGGGTGTGCCTCCCAGCCAGCGAAGCAAGAGCCGCTCGGCGGTCGTCACCGCACGCGCTCACTAGCTCACTGGACTGTCGTTGCTACCTTCGCCGGAGAGAAATAGGATCGGGAGAGAGGGAtttgggagctagggttttgccccTCTCTCCCAGTCGGCGCTTCATCCGGCACGGGGACGATCGGAGCCATCCATTAGATCGGACGGCTCAGATTTGCCCAGCATCGGGCCGCCGCTGATTACACTGCGCCCAATGGGCCGCGGAAGTGCATCAGACCGTCCCCGCATACGTGGGCCGCGCTCAGCTGCTCGGTTTGCGGGCCGTCGAATTGACTTAGCTCGATGAAGATGGGCCAGCCCAAGTTTGGACCGGATAAGAAGACCTAGGCCAAAAGCAAATTTTATCAAACAATGTGGCTCAGATGTTTTAAATTAAATTCCGTCGGATAAACTCCTAAGTAGGctcgaaaaataaatctaaaactaaatccTAAATTCTATGCTAATTCATCAAATTAGACTCGGTTCTGCCTATTtgttaatatatcaaattagacttgttttttttctcgatttGAGGTTTTCAAGTTGTCACATTATCAAACGGTGTGTtttcccattgcaacgcacgagcactATTGCTagtatcttaaaaatatataaaactaggtgaaaccgcgcattgctgcgggaatttagtatgataacaataaaaaaatagcgTGTAagtagctagataacatcagattaagtaaattaatgcggtttatgataatttaaatttaaatagtatgtagaatggtgattcaaacataaaaagtaaggtgatatgactttatggaagaagaaaagtaggaaGATAGTTTGAACCGTAGATTAATCGTCTAAAGGCtgaaaacaattgatgtgatatgacttaattagaggaaaaagggagaaagataatttggatcatagattaatcatttaagcactaagtgaggatgaactatataagtatataggatatcataaaacataataaagatatacattgaacattatgtgaattatgttagATGATAATTCAACATGtatgtatttgaaaagctcttaaattataaaaactataaaaactataaagatacatcatatttgcatgatgtttaaatgtgatgattgttagcagatgatgatgtggcatcttgttaattagtagatgatgatgtagcatcttgttagtggatgatgatgtgatatgTTTGTATGTTAAGCTTAAAGGAGCTAGTGGGGGATAATTTTATCTCGTCTTCATCGCGCTGTTGACACACACTCGTGTTCATCTCAACCGAGTAACCAccagcggcgtcgccggcggcaacccagcgcgccgtgccgcgccgccatcgGACGCCGGGCCACCTTAATTGCTGGCTTCCGGTGTTCCTCTTCCCCCTGCGCGCATCTCGTCGCCGCCGATTCCAATCAGCTGACCTGACCACCAGCGGAGAACCCACCgctcgccgcgggcgccgcctgATCCGACGTGGTGGACCTGGCAATCTTTTTTTCACCACTGATTGTGCTCAATCCTCTATCCTCTGCACGGTGATCTCCTACTCCTCTTCTTTGCAGCCACCTTTACTTGCTCTTGCCATGGTGTAGATGGTACACCCCAAGTGAACGCACACCAACTGTTCGACGAATTGCGCAGCTAACAAGGCAAACCGTGGATTGGCCAACTCTATCTAATTAAGAAATTTATTATTGATGATGTTATCTTGGTTTCTGTGAAACATTCATTCATGATGTTGTCTTACACCCTGTTTGGTTCTAAAAGCAAATAAACTAGTTTATGGATGAGGAAACGTAAGATTTAATCACCATGTATATCGTGTCTCTGATTTGATAGCCTGGTAAACATTATAAACAAATATGAATCGAGGTTGTGCATGTATCACATGATTTCCAAAGATGCTGTTTTATGGAAGCACTTATCATGTTAATGCTTCATTCGAATGTACAGAGCTACCTGAGGTACGCAGCATAAAACCAAGCAGAGTGCACCCATTACATACAACTCATAGCCAGGATTTCCTTGGATTAGACTACACCAAGCCAACTGGTCTACTCCATGATGCAAAGTACGGAGACGGCATCATCATTGGAATAATCGATTCAGGtaactccttttcttttctcacatTTAATTTGGCGTTTATTTCAAGATTTTATACTCAGTACCTCGAGTAATCTAATCTCATGTTTGCACTATGCGTGATAGGGTCCTGAAAATGAATATCAAATCAAATAAGCAGTGCTGGTCCATTTGCAAACAGAATGCATGCATTTCCATGTCAAGTTTAAATATAACCTCACGCATTGGCTAATTATTGCTCCTGTGTGTTCCAAAGATGCTTGAAAAACTGTTCTGCTAAAGCCACTTGATGATGTACCTCTGTGAAAATGAAATTTGCTTTTACATACACTTGGGAAATTGAAAGTGTGTGCTGAACAAGGTGCTAGTGATTAAACCTTTTGCGCTTTTTGGTTCAAAGTTCAGAGTACTCTAAATAGAATCAAAATGGTGAATAAATATGAGCACTGATTCCTACTGTGCTATGTCAGGTATCTGGCCTGAGTCTGCAAGCTTCAGCGACCATGGCCTAAGCCCTATTCCTTCCAAATGGAAAGGCCAATGTCAAGCTGGTGAAGCCTTCAGGTCAAACCAGTGCAACCGGAAGATTATTGGGGCTCGATGGTATGACAAACATTTGAGCGCAGAGGATCTGAAAGGAGAATATAGGTCGGCCAGGGACGCGCATGGCCATGGGACACATGTGGCATCCACTGCAGCTGGTGCCCTGGTACCAAACATTAGCTTCCATGGGCTAGCTCCTGGTTATGCCAGGGGCGTCGCGCCCCACGCACGGCTTGCAGTCTACAAGGCGTGCTGGGGACTGGGGGCAAGCTGTCATGATGCGGGCATCATCAAAGCGTTTGATGATGCCATACATGATGGCGTCGATGTGCTATCCCTTTCTATTGGTAAGAGTGGTGATGAGTTCTTTAGCAGCTTCCATGCTGTGAAGAATGGCATTACTGTCATTTTCGCGGCAGGGAACGAGGGCCCTGCTCCTCGGACTGTTACAAATGCATTACCCTGGGTTATAACGGTTGCATCAGCCACGATAGACCGTGTTTTCCCTACTGTTATCACACTTGccaatggcagcagcagcattgtGGTACACGCTAAGTTCCACCTCTCTATTTGTTCTTTTTAGTTAGCTTGCcttaaatagttaaatgctGAACTATGACTCGCTGACTCGTTGTTCACATCAACCGTAGGGTCAGTCCTTGTTCTATCAGCCAAAGGATAACAACTGGTATGAGATTCATCACTCCAGGTATGATGGGCACATAATTTCTTCTTATTAATGAATTAACAATTTGTCGTGCTACACTAATTCCTCAAAATGTCTGCATATTATGGTCGCAGCTGTCTAATTAGTAATGGGGAGAAAATTAATGCCTCCCTTGCTTCTGGGAAGATCGTGTTTTGCTACAGTCCTCTTTCTGTGAGCATAACTTCACCATTTGGCTATGTGTCCCTCGCTGTGAAAGCTGCCAAGGAGGCTGGAGCGAAGGGGATCATTATTGCCACATATGGTCTTGATATTCTTGACTACTTTGAAAAGTGTGGTGCCATGCCGTGCATTTTCGTGGACTTCGATGCTGTAGGACAAATAAATTCATCTGGTGATGAAAACACTACACCTTTAGTTAAGATTGCTCCAGCGCGTACTTGGGTTGGAGGTGAAGTTCTTGCCCCAAAAATCTCAACATTCTCCTCCAGAGGACCCAGCCCACTTTTACCACAATTCCTCAAGGTACATCTTAGCTTGATCCATTACCAGGAGCTATTAATATGGAGATGATCTCTCTTTGACCTAACTCTTCTAACTGATAGTTGATCTATAACTTGTTTCGGGGTTTAGTGCATAAATAGTCCATGACCTAGCAACAGTATAGTTATAACCTTTTTCTCCAGGACTACTTGGACAAAATATTAAGGAAGCACTTATCAAGGTCTGCACTGTCCACTGAGACTGTAAAATATAAGGAACTAAAAAGGGGTGATTTAATGATGAACAT is part of the Oryza glaberrima chromosome 4, OglaRS2, whole genome shotgun sequence genome and encodes:
- the LOC127769546 gene encoding subtilisin-like protease SBT3.8, translating into MSGTIAAMPGRMPPMATSVFLLLSALLLLILPLQTSYFVVAQHNNKASKKLYIAYLGEKQHEDPQETTASHQDMLTRIIGSKEAALESIIYSYKHAFSGFAAMLTESQAQTIAELPEVRSIKPSRVHPLHTTHSQDFLGLDYTKPTGLLHDAKYGDGIIIGIIDSGIWPESASFSDHGLSPIPSKWKGQCQAGEAFRSNQCNRKIIGARWYDKHLSAEDLKGEYRSARDAHGHGTHVASTAAGALVPNISFHGLAPGYARGVAPHARLAVYKACWGLGASCHDAGIIKAFDDAIHDGVDVLSLSIGKSGDEFFSSFHAVKNGITVIFAAGNEGPAPRTVTNALPWVITVASATIDRVFPTVITLANGSSSIVGQSLFYQPKDNNWYEIHHSSCLISNGEKINASLASGKIVFCYSPLSVSITSPFGYVSLAVKAAKEAGAKGIIIATYGLDILDYFEKCGAMPCIFVDFDAVGQINSSGDENTTPLVKIAPARTWVGGEVLAPKISTFSSRGPSPLLPQFLKPDVAAPGSNILAAVKDSYKFQSGTSMACPHVSGVAALLKALHPDWSPAIIKSALVTTASNDRYGLPILANGLPQKIADPFDYGGGFIDPNKATDPGLAYDVDPKDYDLVVNCESANSSCESIFQNLNLPSIAIPNLTMPTTVLRTVTNVGQDDAIYKAVVQCPPGVRISVEPSVLQFKQGKKKQSFKVTFSMTHKVQGSYLFGSLAWCDGAAHYVRIPIAIRPVVSENYADL